A single genomic interval of Streptomyces graminofaciens harbors:
- a CDS encoding M24 family metallopeptidase encodes MTSAVAGGLSVELRSFRQVQRLAYECAEAVAAQLKPGVTEREAARMQRRWLREHGVRDWFHLPFAWFGDRTAFVNFRIPLQFFPTDRRLEAGMPFILDMAPVYKGFTADIGYSGCLGPSPLHDRLMADLEAHRELILREVRERRPLREIYEDVDRLMVRQGYANRHRAYPFGVIAHKVHRVKERRWSPHVFGFGTQSLKGLASDALHGHRDGWSPLWSPYRFSDHPPQPGLWAVEPHLGFRGTGAKFEEILVVTDSRDPAESAFWLDDDLPHVRRWAEEKCG; translated from the coding sequence ATGACCTCGGCAGTGGCAGGTGGACTCTCCGTGGAACTGCGGTCATTCAGGCAGGTGCAGCGGCTCGCATACGAGTGCGCGGAAGCCGTGGCGGCCCAGCTGAAGCCCGGTGTGACCGAGCGCGAGGCGGCACGGATGCAGCGCCGCTGGCTGCGCGAGCACGGGGTGCGGGACTGGTTCCATCTGCCCTTCGCCTGGTTCGGCGACCGCACGGCGTTCGTGAACTTCCGGATACCGCTGCAGTTCTTCCCCACCGACCGCCGTCTCGAAGCGGGCATGCCGTTCATCCTCGACATGGCCCCTGTGTACAAGGGCTTCACGGCGGACATCGGCTACTCGGGCTGTCTCGGCCCGAGCCCGTTGCACGACCGGCTGATGGCGGACCTGGAGGCGCACCGCGAGCTGATCCTGCGCGAGGTGCGCGAGCGCCGCCCGCTGCGCGAGATCTACGAGGACGTGGACCGGCTCATGGTCCGCCAGGGATACGCGAACCGACATCGTGCCTATCCCTTCGGCGTGATCGCCCACAAGGTGCACCGGGTGAAGGAAAGACGCTGGTCACCGCATGTTTTCGGATTCGGCACACAGTCACTGAAGGGGCTGGCGAGCGACGCGTTGCACGGCCATCGGGACGGCTGGTCGCCGCTGTGGTCGCCGTACCGCTTCTCGGACCACCCGCCCCAGCCGGGGCTGTGGGCGGTCGAGCCGCATCTCGGATTCCGGGGCACGGGCGCGAAGTTCGAGGAGATCCTCGTCGTCACCGACTCCCGGGACCCCGCGGAGAGCGCGTTCTGGCTGGACGACGACCTGCCGCATGTCAGGCGCTGGGCGGAGGAGAAGTGCGGGTGA
- a CDS encoding ABC transporter ATP-binding protein has translation MIATESLSKRFPRVTALDRLSVDIGPGVTGLVGANGAGKSTLIKILLGLSPASEGRAEVLGLDVATHGGAIRERVGYMPEHDCLPPDVSATEFVVHMARMSGLPPTAARERTADTLRHVGLYEERYRPIGGYSTGMKQRVKLAQALVHDPQLVFLDEPTNGLDPVGRDEMLGLIRRIHTDFGISVLVTSHLLGELERTCDHVVVVDGGKLLRSSSTRDFTQSTATLAIEVTDSDEHPDGTRALREALHARGVTVSDGSGLPGAGHILLLTAEGEETYDLVRDTVADLGLGLVRMEQRRHHIAEVFQDNDESADTPASQNARKEAVGHGG, from the coding sequence GTGATCGCGACCGAAAGCCTGAGCAAGCGGTTCCCGAGGGTGACCGCGCTTGACCGGCTCTCCGTGGACATCGGACCCGGTGTGACGGGACTCGTCGGTGCCAATGGCGCCGGCAAGTCCACACTGATCAAGATCCTGCTGGGTCTGTCCCCCGCCTCGGAGGGCCGTGCCGAGGTGCTCGGCCTCGACGTCGCCACGCACGGCGGCGCCATCCGCGAGCGCGTCGGGTACATGCCGGAGCACGACTGCCTGCCACCCGACGTCTCGGCCACCGAGTTCGTCGTGCACATGGCCCGCATGTCCGGACTCCCGCCGACCGCCGCGCGCGAGCGCACCGCGGACACCCTGCGCCACGTGGGACTGTACGAGGAGCGGTACCGCCCCATCGGCGGCTACTCCACGGGCATGAAGCAGCGGGTGAAGCTCGCCCAGGCCCTGGTCCACGACCCGCAGCTGGTCTTCCTGGACGAACCGACGAACGGCCTCGACCCGGTCGGCCGCGACGAGATGCTCGGCCTGATCCGCCGCATCCACACCGACTTCGGCATCTCCGTCCTGGTCACCTCGCACCTGCTCGGCGAGCTGGAGCGGACCTGCGACCACGTCGTCGTGGTCGACGGCGGCAAGCTCCTGCGCTCCAGTTCCACGCGGGACTTCACCCAGAGCACGGCGACCCTCGCGATCGAGGTCACCGACAGCGACGAGCACCCTGACGGCACCCGCGCTCTGCGCGAAGCGCTCCACGCGCGCGGTGTCACCGTCTCAGACGGCAGCGGCCTCCCGGGCGCCGGGCACATCCTGCTACTCACCGCCGAGGGCGAGGAGACCTACGACCTGGTGCGGGACACCGTCGCCGACCTCGGCCTCGGCCTGGTCCGCATGGAGCAGCGCCGACACCACATCGCCGAGGTCTTCCAGGACAACGACGAGTCGGCGGACACCCCGGCCTCCCAGAACGCACGGAAGGAGGCGGTCGGCCATGGCGGTTGA
- a CDS encoding MerR family transcriptional regulator, translating to MNEEPAGATYRIEDLAHVSGATVRTIRAYQDRGLLPRPERRGRSNVYSDAHLTRLHQIADLLDRGYTLASIKELLEAWDAGRGLGGVLGLVAEVDGPWTDEEPVRISRAELAQRFGGVPDDTAVADAVELGVLEPLPGGPGEEELFLVPSPQELAVAAELHEAGVPLSAIAGHLRELRGQVEHIAARFLDFTTEHVFARYLGRHQPPTDADTAEAAALVRRLRPLAQQTMDAELARAMRLFANRQLRRHLGSDAPTETADASCSVRIPASTMRAVEKLVGSEQIAAFITAAAEREVQARTLDTLASNHNNREKDD from the coding sequence GTGAACGAAGAGCCGGCCGGAGCCACGTACCGCATCGAGGACCTGGCGCATGTGAGCGGTGCCACGGTCCGCACGATCCGCGCCTACCAGGACCGTGGGCTGCTTCCCCGCCCCGAGCGCCGCGGCCGGTCGAACGTCTACTCGGACGCTCATCTGACGCGGCTGCACCAGATCGCCGACCTCCTCGACCGCGGCTACACCCTGGCCTCCATCAAGGAACTCCTGGAGGCCTGGGACGCGGGCCGCGGCCTCGGTGGGGTGCTCGGTCTGGTCGCCGAGGTCGACGGGCCGTGGACCGACGAGGAGCCCGTGCGGATCTCACGGGCCGAGCTGGCCCAGCGCTTCGGTGGCGTCCCGGACGATACAGCCGTCGCTGACGCGGTCGAACTGGGCGTACTGGAGCCCCTGCCCGGCGGTCCGGGCGAGGAGGAGCTGTTCCTCGTGCCGAGCCCCCAGGAACTGGCTGTGGCCGCCGAGTTACACGAGGCCGGGGTCCCGCTGTCCGCGATCGCAGGCCACCTGAGGGAGTTGAGGGGGCAGGTCGAGCACATCGCCGCACGTTTCCTGGACTTCACCACCGAGCACGTGTTCGCGCGCTACCTCGGGCGGCATCAGCCTCCGACCGACGCCGACACGGCCGAGGCGGCGGCCCTCGTACGGCGTCTGCGGCCACTCGCGCAACAGACGATGGACGCCGAACTCGCCCGCGCGATGCGGCTGTTCGCGAACCGACAGCTGCGTCGGCATCTCGGTTCGGACGCTCCGACCGAGACGGCGGACGCATCGTGCTCGGTGCGGATTCCCGCCTCCACAATGCGGGCCGTGGAGAAGTTGGTCGGCTCCGAACAGATCGCCGCCTTCATCACAGCGGCCGCCGAACGGGAGGTCCAAGCCCGCACCTTGGATACCCTCGCCTCAAATCACAACAACAGAGAAAAAGATGACTAA
- a CDS encoding Cof-type HAD-IIB family hydrolase — translation MTSATRQPESPAPTVPPRLIATDLDGTLLRDDKSVSPRTVAALAAAEEAGIEVFFVTGRPARWMDVVSEHVHGHGLAICGNGAAVVDLHGGPGTHRFVKVRELARENALDAVRLLRAAAPGTVYAVEQTYGFNQEPEYPKLHMEVPDALAPAEKLLSPGGVADDEPVLKILAFHPDLDPDEFLDTARIAVGDRATITRSSPSALLEISGPGVSKASTLALCCAERGISPEEVVAFGDMPNDVEMLTWAGQSYAMGNAHPAVVSAASGRTVANNEDGVAVVIERLLAERL, via the coding sequence GTGACCTCAGCGACGAGACAGCCCGAGAGCCCGGCCCCGACCGTCCCGCCCCGGCTGATAGCCACGGACCTCGACGGCACCCTGCTGCGCGACGACAAGTCCGTCTCGCCCCGTACGGTCGCCGCGCTCGCGGCGGCGGAGGAGGCGGGCATCGAGGTCTTCTTCGTCACCGGCCGCCCGGCCCGCTGGATGGACGTCGTCAGCGAGCACGTCCACGGCCACGGCCTCGCCATCTGCGGAAACGGCGCCGCCGTGGTCGACCTGCACGGCGGCCCGGGCACCCACCGGTTCGTCAAGGTCCGCGAGCTGGCACGGGAGAACGCGCTCGACGCCGTACGCCTGCTGCGCGCGGCCGCGCCCGGCACCGTGTACGCGGTCGAGCAGACGTACGGCTTCAACCAGGAGCCCGAGTACCCGAAGCTCCACATGGAGGTACCCGACGCCCTCGCGCCCGCCGAGAAGCTGCTGTCCCCGGGCGGTGTCGCCGATGACGAGCCGGTGCTGAAGATCCTCGCGTTCCACCCCGACCTCGACCCCGACGAGTTCCTCGACACCGCCCGTATCGCCGTCGGCGACCGCGCGACCATCACCCGCTCCAGCCCCAGCGCCCTGCTGGAGATCAGCGGCCCGGGTGTCTCCAAGGCCAGCACCCTCGCCCTGTGCTGCGCCGAGCGCGGCATCTCCCCCGAGGAGGTCGTCGCCTTCGGCGACATGCCGAACGACGTCGAGATGCTCACCTGGGCGGGCCAGTCGTACGCCATGGGCAACGCGCACCCGGCCGTCGTCTCGGCCGCCTCCGGCCGCACCGTCGCCAACAACGAGGACGGCGTCGCGGTGGTGATCGAGCGCCTGCTGGCGGAACGGCTGTAA
- a CDS encoding ABC transporter permease subunit, which produces MAVEQHRAPAPAGAQPAHAGEQTRIHNIGYRSYDGPRLGRAYARRSLYSQSLRGAYGLGRSAKSKVLPMLLFAVMCVPAAIMVAVAVATKAKDLPIAYTDYAVIMQAVIGLYVASQAPQSVSRDLRFKTVPLYFSRPIETADYVRAKFAALTSALFILTAVPLLVLYIGALLAKLDFTDQTKGLAQGLVSVALLSLLFAGIGLVISAVTPRRGFGIAAVIAVLTISYGAVSAVQAIADVQSGGEMVPWLGLFSPITLIDGVQTAFLGATSAFPGGHEPSSGQGVVYVFVVLGLIAGSYGLLMRRYRKAGL; this is translated from the coding sequence ATGGCGGTTGAGCAGCACAGGGCACCGGCCCCGGCGGGCGCACAGCCCGCGCACGCGGGCGAGCAGACCCGCATCCACAACATCGGCTACCGCAGCTACGACGGCCCCCGCCTGGGGCGTGCCTACGCCCGCCGCTCGCTGTACTCGCAGTCCCTGCGCGGCGCGTACGGCCTCGGCCGCTCGGCCAAGTCCAAGGTGCTGCCGATGCTGCTCTTCGCGGTGATGTGCGTGCCCGCGGCCATCATGGTGGCCGTCGCGGTCGCCACCAAGGCCAAGGACCTGCCCATCGCCTACACGGACTACGCGGTCATCATGCAGGCCGTCATCGGCCTGTACGTAGCCTCCCAGGCACCGCAGTCCGTCTCCCGCGACCTGCGCTTCAAGACCGTGCCGCTGTACTTCTCGCGTCCGATCGAGACCGCCGACTACGTCCGCGCCAAGTTCGCCGCCCTGACCTCGGCGCTCTTCATCCTCACCGCAGTGCCCCTGCTCGTGCTCTACATAGGAGCGCTGCTGGCCAAGCTCGACTTCACCGACCAGACCAAGGGACTCGCGCAGGGACTGGTGTCCGTGGCACTGCTGTCGCTCCTCTTCGCCGGAATCGGCCTGGTGATCTCGGCGGTCACCCCGCGCCGAGGCTTCGGCATCGCGGCAGTCATCGCCGTGCTGACGATCTCCTACGGGGCCGTGTCCGCGGTCCAGGCCATCGCCGACGTGCAGTCCGGCGGCGAGATGGTCCCCTGGCTCGGCCTCTTCTCGCCCATCACGCTCATAGACGGTGTGCAGACGGCCTTCCTGGGCGCCACGTCCGCCTTCCCGGGCGGGCACGAGCCCTCCAGCGGGCAGGGAGTCGTCTACGTCTTCGTCGTCCTCGGTCTCATCGCGGGCAGCTACGGCCTGCTGATGCGCCGCTATCGAAAGGCCGGGCTGTGA
- a CDS encoding RNA 2'-phosphotransferase, which yields MDERRTVKVSKYLSKHLRHQPARIGLTLDEGGWVGIDTLIAAATAHGFRFTRAELDHVVAHNDKRRFTIDGDRIRANQGHTVEVDLGLPPATPPPYLYHGTVAACLEAIRAEGLRAMNRHDVHLSPDRETATRVGARRGRPVVLSVDAGAMHRDGHEFRVSANGVWLTEAVPPEYLRFPDPH from the coding sequence ATGGACGAACGACGCACCGTGAAGGTGTCGAAGTACCTCTCGAAGCATCTGCGGCACCAGCCCGCACGTATCGGGCTCACGCTCGACGAAGGCGGCTGGGTCGGGATCGACACGCTCATCGCGGCGGCCACCGCGCACGGCTTCCGGTTCACCAGGGCCGAACTCGACCACGTGGTCGCCCACAACGACAAGCGGCGCTTCACCATCGACGGCGACCGGATCCGCGCCAACCAGGGCCACACCGTCGAGGTCGACCTCGGCCTGCCCCCGGCGACCCCGCCGCCGTACCTCTACCACGGGACCGTGGCGGCCTGTCTGGAGGCGATCCGAGCCGAGGGACTACGGGCGATGAACCGCCACGATGTGCACCTCTCGCCCGACCGCGAGACCGCCACCCGTGTCGGCGCCCGCCGCGGCCGTCCCGTCGTGCTCTCCGTGGACGCCGGCGCCATGCACCGCGACGGCCACGAGTTCCGCGTCAGCGCCAACGGAGTGTGGCTGACCGAAGCCGTACCGCCCGAGTATCTGCGGTTCCCCGACCCTCACTGA
- a CDS encoding SDR family oxidoreductase, with protein sequence MPGDVPGEVTLDRARQRLVRSGEVELCVAELGDPDQPTVLLLHGYPDSKEVWSEVAVRLAERFHVVLYDVRGHGGSTAPRPLRGGFTLEKLTDDFLAVADAVSPDRPVHLVGHDWGSVQGWEFVTVERAEGRIASFTSMSGPSLDHIGHWIKRRAKRPTPRGVGQLLGQGARSWYVYALHTPVLPELAWRGPLGKRWPGMLRRTEKLPPGGYPTPSLPTDAAHGTWLYRDNVRARLTSPREDAYAHAPVQLITPLGDAFLSERLYDDLDRWAPRLTRRTLPAKHWIPRTRPDQLSAWIREFVTATEGGRPAPVTTGKYAARFGGQLVLVTGAASGIGRATAFAFAEAGARVIAVDRDQEGAARTAELSRLIGAPEAWAETVDVSDEQEMEKLAAKVATEYGVVDVLVNNAGIGLSGSFLDTTPEDWRKVLDVNLWGVIHGCRLFGRQMAERGQGGHIVNTASAAAYLPSKTLPAYSTSKAAVLMLSECLRAELAGQGIGVSAICPGIVNTNITSTARFAGVSAEEERQRRRKSARLYGLRNYPPEKVADAVLRAVVRNQAVVPVTPEARGGRLMSRLTPRALRALARLEPPL encoded by the coding sequence ATGCCGGGCGACGTGCCGGGTGAGGTGACGCTGGACCGTGCGCGGCAGCGCCTGGTGCGGTCGGGAGAGGTCGAGTTGTGCGTCGCCGAATTGGGCGACCCCGACCAGCCGACGGTACTGCTCCTGCACGGCTACCCCGACTCCAAGGAGGTGTGGTCCGAGGTCGCCGTACGGCTCGCCGAGCGCTTCCACGTGGTGCTGTACGACGTCCGCGGTCACGGCGGGTCGACGGCGCCGCGGCCGCTGCGCGGCGGGTTCACTCTGGAGAAACTGACCGACGACTTCCTGGCGGTCGCCGACGCGGTCAGCCCCGATCGGCCCGTGCACCTGGTGGGGCACGACTGGGGTTCGGTGCAGGGCTGGGAGTTCGTGACCGTCGAGCGCGCCGAGGGCCGCATCGCCTCGTTCACCTCGATGTCCGGCCCGTCGCTCGACCACATCGGTCACTGGATCAAGCGGCGCGCGAAACGACCGACCCCGCGCGGGGTCGGTCAGCTCCTCGGCCAGGGGGCCAGGTCCTGGTACGTGTACGCGCTGCACACCCCTGTCCTCCCCGAGCTGGCCTGGCGCGGCCCCCTCGGTAAGCGCTGGCCCGGCATGCTCCGCCGCACCGAGAAGCTGCCCCCGGGTGGCTACCCCACCCCGTCGCTGCCCACGGACGCGGCACACGGGACCTGGCTGTACCGGGACAACGTACGGGCCCGGCTGACCAGCCCCCGCGAGGACGCGTACGCGCACGCGCCCGTGCAGCTCATCACGCCCCTCGGGGACGCGTTCCTCTCCGAGCGGCTCTACGACGATCTGGATCGGTGGGCTCCGCGGCTGACCCGCCGCACCCTGCCCGCCAAGCACTGGATCCCTCGCACCCGCCCCGACCAACTGTCGGCCTGGATCCGCGAGTTCGTCACGGCCACCGAGGGCGGTCGGCCGGCCCCGGTGACCACCGGAAAGTACGCGGCCCGGTTCGGCGGGCAGTTGGTGCTGGTCACCGGCGCGGCCAGTGGCATCGGGCGCGCCACGGCCTTCGCGTTCGCTGAGGCAGGCGCACGCGTGATCGCCGTCGACCGGGACCAGGAGGGCGCGGCCCGCACGGCCGAGCTGTCACGGCTGATCGGCGCGCCCGAGGCCTGGGCCGAGACCGTCGACGTCTCCGACGAGCAGGAGATGGAGAAGCTCGCCGCGAAGGTCGCCACCGAGTACGGCGTGGTGGACGTGCTGGTGAACAACGCCGGGATCGGGCTCTCCGGGTCCTTCCTCGACACCACGCCCGAGGACTGGCGCAAGGTCCTCGACGTCAACCTGTGGGGTGTGATCCACGGCTGCCGCCTCTTCGGCAGGCAGATGGCCGAGCGCGGACAGGGCGGCCACATCGTCAACACGGCCTCGGCAGCGGCGTATCTGCCGTCGAAGACGCTGCCCGCCTACAGCACCTCCAAAGCGGCCGTCCTGATGCTCAGCGAGTGTCTGCGCGCGGAGCTGGCCGGTCAGGGCATCGGGGTCTCGGCGATCTGCCCTGGCATCGTCAACACCAACATCACCTCGACCGCGCGCTTCGCCGGCGTCAGCGCCGAGGAGGAACGGCAGCGCCGGCGGAAGTCCGCACGGCTGTACGGACTGCGGAACTACCCGCCGGAGAAGGTCGCGGACGCCGTCCTGCGCGCGGTCGTACGCAACCAGGCGGTCGTCCCTGTGACCCCGGAGGCGCGCGGCGGCCGTCTCATGTCCCGCCTCACCCCGAGAGCGCTGCGCGCGCTCGCCCGACTGGAGCCCCCGCTGTGA
- a CDS encoding metal-dependent hydrolase encodes MSHQDDNASRDENGQHCRITPRKVSFDWEKTPLHWIPDEPTATHVINVLHLLLPAGERWFVKVFKEGLPLVRDPELLQDVKGFMGQEATHSVQHAYVLDHLAAQRLDTAAFTKYVDFLFQRLLGERPPLGAPIPPREWLRFRLSMIAGIEQFTAVLGDWVLAAEGLDRAGSDEVMLDLLRWHGAEEVEHRAVAFDMYQHCGGEGLPRYARRVVGMTITAPVMLYLWAWGAAYLIRHDPQLAGRLRYSLATHNRAIRKGLLPTWKALGSAVPRYLRRSYHPSQEGSLRRAVEYLAQSPAARAATGATKRAASA; translated from the coding sequence GTGAGCCACCAGGACGACAACGCCTCCCGGGACGAGAACGGGCAGCACTGCAGGATCACCCCGCGCAAGGTCTCTTTCGACTGGGAGAAGACCCCGCTGCACTGGATCCCGGACGAGCCCACCGCAACCCATGTCATCAATGTGCTGCATCTGCTGCTGCCGGCTGGGGAGCGGTGGTTCGTGAAGGTCTTCAAGGAAGGCCTGCCGCTGGTCAGGGACCCGGAGCTGCTCCAGGACGTCAAGGGGTTCATGGGCCAGGAGGCCACGCACAGCGTGCAGCACGCGTATGTGCTGGACCATCTCGCGGCACAGCGACTCGATACCGCGGCCTTCACCAAGTACGTCGACTTCCTCTTCCAGAGACTGCTCGGCGAGCGACCTCCCCTGGGAGCGCCGATTCCACCAAGAGAGTGGCTGCGCTTCCGGTTGTCGATGATCGCGGGCATCGAGCAGTTCACGGCGGTACTGGGCGACTGGGTGCTGGCCGCCGAGGGGCTCGACCGGGCCGGGTCCGACGAGGTCATGCTCGATCTGCTGCGCTGGCATGGCGCGGAGGAGGTCGAGCACCGCGCGGTCGCCTTCGACATGTACCAACACTGCGGCGGCGAGGGCCTGCCCCGCTACGCCCGCCGGGTCGTTGGCATGACGATCACGGCACCGGTGATGCTCTACCTCTGGGCATGGGGCGCCGCGTACCTCATACGCCACGACCCTCAGCTCGCCGGACGCCTGCGCTACTCCCTCGCCACGCACAACAGAGCCATACGCAAAGGCCTGTTGCCCACGTGGAAGGCGCTCGGCTCGGCCGTGCCCCGCTATCTGCGACGCTCCTACCATCCTTCGCAGGAGGGTTCGCTGCGCCGGGCGGTCGAGTACCTGGCACAGTCCCCCGCGGCGCGTGCCGCCACCGGGGCGACAAAGCGGGCGGCCTCCGCGTAA
- a CDS encoding ABC transporter permease: MYDPTVARLTYRALLGRRRALILGALPVLLIVISAAVRSLSGADDQVAVDLLGGFALATMVPIIGVIAGTGAIGPEIDDGSVVYLLAKPVKRPTIIVTKLIVAIAVTMVFSAIPTFVAGLILNGNGQQIAVAYTVAALVASIAYAAMFLLLGTVTRHAVVFGLVYALVWESLFGSLVDGARTLSVQQWALAVAHKVTDGDLVTSDVGLPTAVILLTAVTVGTTWYAGQKLRTLKLAGEE; this comes from the coding sequence ATGTATGACCCCACAGTCGCCCGGCTCACCTATCGGGCCCTGCTAGGCCGCCGCCGGGCGCTCATCCTCGGTGCGCTGCCCGTCCTGCTGATCGTGATCTCCGCGGCCGTGCGCAGCCTCAGCGGCGCCGACGACCAGGTGGCCGTGGACCTCCTCGGCGGGTTCGCGCTGGCCACGATGGTGCCGATCATCGGTGTCATCGCGGGCACGGGCGCCATAGGGCCGGAGATCGACGACGGCTCGGTGGTGTATCTGCTGGCCAAGCCGGTGAAACGGCCGACCATCATCGTCACCAAGCTCATTGTGGCCATCGCGGTGACCATGGTGTTCTCAGCGATACCGACGTTCGTCGCGGGCCTGATCCTCAACGGCAACGGACAGCAGATAGCGGTCGCCTACACGGTGGCGGCGTTGGTCGCGTCGATCGCGTACGCGGCGATGTTCCTGCTCCTCGGGACGGTGACCCGGCACGCGGTCGTCTTCGGGCTCGTCTACGCGCTGGTCTGGGAGTCCCTCTTCGGGTCCCTGGTGGACGGCGCGCGCACGCTCAGCGTCCAGCAGTGGGCGCTCGCCGTGGCCCACAAGGTCACCGACGGCGACCTCGTGACCTCGGACGTGGGGCTGCCGACCGCGGTGATCCTGCTGACGGCGGTCACGGTGGGCACGACCTGGTACGCGGGCCAGAAGCTCCGGACGCTGAAGCTGGCCGGGGAGGAGTGA
- a CDS encoding ABC transporter ATP-binding protein gives MTTLNIDHVSRWFGNVVAVNDITMTIGPGVTGLLGPNGAGKSTLINMMGGFLAPSTGTVTLDGQPVWRNEQIYKHIGIVPEREAMYDFLTGREFVVANAELHGLGAVAAQRALATVEMEYAQDRKIATYSKGMRQRVKMASALVHEPSLLLLDEPFNGMDPRQRMQLMDLLRRMGDEGRTVLFSSHILEEVEQLAAHIEVIVAGRHAASGDFRRIRRLMTDRPHRYLVRSSDDRALAAALIADPSTAGIEVDLAEGALRIQAVDFGRFTTLLPKVARDHGIRLLTVSPSDESLESVFSYLVAA, from the coding sequence GTGACCACGCTCAACATCGACCACGTCTCGCGCTGGTTCGGCAACGTGGTGGCGGTCAACGACATCACGATGACGATCGGCCCCGGCGTCACCGGCCTGCTCGGCCCGAACGGCGCCGGGAAGTCCACCCTCATCAACATGATGGGCGGCTTCCTCGCCCCCTCCACGGGCACGGTCACGCTCGACGGCCAGCCGGTGTGGCGCAACGAGCAGATCTACAAGCACATCGGCATCGTCCCCGAGCGCGAGGCGATGTACGACTTCCTCACGGGCCGCGAATTCGTCGTCGCCAACGCCGAGTTGCACGGACTCGGGGCGGTGGCCGCGCAACGCGCGCTCGCCACGGTCGAGATGGAGTACGCGCAGGACCGCAAGATCGCGACGTACTCCAAGGGCATGCGCCAGCGTGTGAAGATGGCGAGTGCCCTGGTGCACGAGCCGTCGCTGCTGCTGCTGGACGAGCCCTTCAACGGCATGGACCCGCGTCAGCGCATGCAGCTCATGGACCTGCTGCGGCGCATGGGAGACGAGGGCCGCACGGTGCTGTTCTCGTCCCACATCCTCGAAGAGGTCGAGCAGTTGGCCGCCCATATCGAGGTGATCGTCGCCGGGCGGCACGCGGCGAGCGGTGACTTCCGGCGCATCCGCCGGCTGATGACCGACCGTCCGCACCGTTACCTGGTGCGATCCAGCGACGACCGGGCCCTGGCCGCCGCGCTGATAGCGGACCCGTCGACGGCCGGCATCGAAGTGGACCTGGCCGAGGGCGCGTTGCGCATCCAGGCCGTCGACTTCGGCCGCTTCACCACCCTGCTGCCGAAGGTGGCCAGGGACCACGGCATCCGTCTGCTCACGGTCTCGCCGTCGGACGAGTCCCTCGAGTCCGTCTTCTCGTATCTGGTCGCGGCGTAG
- a CDS encoding LLM class flavin-dependent oxidoreductase gives MSLRLSTVILPYLRWNEGGRSAWQRAEQLGFHTAYTYDHLSWRSFRDGPWFGALPTLTAAAAVTDHLRLGTLVTSPNFRHPVTLAKELISLDDISGGRVTLGVGAGGSGFDATALGQEPWTPRERADRFAEFVPLLDRLLTEDSVSYEGDHYSAHEARNIPGCVQRPRLPFAVAATGPRGMRLAARHGQAWVTTGDPRLYETGTSAQSVQAIRGQIEKLADACAEQGRDVAGLDKILLTGFTPDRGLPLRSLDAFVDFAGRHAELGITDLVVHWPIPDSVFAADEKVFEQIALEAPAQLA, from the coding sequence ATGAGTCTGCGTCTGAGCACCGTGATCCTGCCGTACCTCCGCTGGAACGAGGGCGGTCGTTCCGCGTGGCAGCGGGCCGAGCAGCTCGGGTTCCACACCGCGTACACCTACGACCACCTGTCGTGGCGGAGCTTTCGCGACGGGCCGTGGTTCGGCGCCCTGCCCACCCTGACGGCCGCGGCCGCCGTCACCGACCATCTGCGCCTCGGCACCCTCGTGACCTCGCCGAACTTCCGGCACCCGGTGACCCTCGCCAAGGAGCTGATCTCCCTCGACGACATCTCCGGCGGCCGCGTCACCCTCGGCGTCGGCGCGGGCGGCAGCGGCTTCGACGCCACCGCGCTCGGCCAGGAGCCATGGACCCCGCGTGAGCGCGCCGACCGCTTCGCCGAGTTCGTCCCCTTGCTCGACCGTCTCCTCACCGAGGACTCCGTCTCCTACGAGGGCGACCACTACTCGGCCCACGAGGCCCGCAACATCCCCGGCTGCGTCCAGCGCCCCCGGCTGCCCTTCGCGGTGGCCGCCACCGGGCCGCGCGGAATGCGGCTCGCGGCCCGCCACGGGCAGGCGTGGGTGACCACCGGGGACCCCCGGCTGTACGAGACGGGTACGTCTGCACAATCGGTTCAAGCCATTCGTGGACAGATCGAGAAGCTGGCCGACGCCTGCGCCGAGCAAGGCCGGGACGTCGCCGGGCTCGACAAGATCCTGCTCACCGGCTTCACCCCGGACCGTGGCCTGCCGCTGCGGTCGCTGGACGCGTTCGTGGACTTCGCGGGCCGCCACGCCGAGCTGGGCATCACCGACCTCGTGGTCCACTGGCCGATCCCCGACTCCGTCTTCGCGGCTGACGAGAAGGTCTTCGAGCAGATCGCCCTGGAGGCCCCTGCTCAGCTGGCGTGA